From the Shewanella amazonensis SB2B genome, one window contains:
- a CDS encoding DUF333 domain-containing protein: protein MPKPYTSLLALLICAAMAGCDNAPQAPSADITAPDTVKTAVDESSKVNSAQAPTLANPAAEFCVKIGGQYALEAPSEGGDEQKGECHLPNGKVVDAWTLYRAHAKAVTDSASADAGTPVSPEPLSMPNPAAEYCEKIGGKYLIEQEAEGDTGLCELADGTQKNAWDLFRAHHKAN, encoded by the coding sequence ATGCCCAAGCCCTACACCAGTCTGCTTGCCCTGTTAATCTGTGCCGCTATGGCTGGCTGTGATAATGCCCCGCAGGCCCCAAGCGCTGACATTACCGCTCCCGACACTGTAAAAACCGCCGTGGATGAGTCATCAAAGGTCAATAGTGCGCAAGCCCCCACCCTGGCCAACCCGGCAGCGGAGTTTTGCGTAAAAATAGGCGGGCAATATGCGCTGGAGGCGCCAAGCGAAGGTGGAGATGAACAAAAAGGGGAATGTCACCTGCCCAACGGCAAGGTAGTGGATGCCTGGACCCTATACCGTGCCCACGCTAAAGCCGTGACTGATTCAGCCAGTGCTGACGCTGGTACCCCGGTCAGCCCTGAGCCGTTATCCATGCCAAACCCTGCCGCCGAATATTGTGAAAAAATTGGTGGCAAATACCTTATTGAGCAAGAAGCGGAGGGTGATACAGGATTGTGTGAGCTTGCCGATGGTACCCAAAAAAACGCCTGGGATTTATTTAGAGCCCACCACAAGGCGAACTGA
- a CDS encoding fumarylacetoacetate hydrolase family protein — protein MKQVFLSGRAVSPSKVVCIGRNYVAHAEELGNEVPSEPVVFVKPASAIGNVLHSTQGEVLHYEAEICFMVARGQLVAASVGLDLTKRATQNRLKAKGLPWERAKAFDGSALFGEFVPCTSSEGLSLVFSCDGVILQQGGCELMLFSPEQLLEEIGSFMTLEDGDILMTGTPAGVGPLQAGGHYRAELRCGDELLTSVSWTAH, from the coding sequence GCAGGTGTTTTTATCGGGCCGCGCGGTATCGCCGTCAAAGGTGGTCTGTATAGGCCGTAACTACGTGGCCCACGCAGAAGAACTCGGCAACGAAGTGCCCTCCGAGCCTGTTGTTTTTGTTAAGCCTGCCAGCGCCATTGGCAATGTGCTGCACAGCACCCAGGGCGAAGTGCTCCACTATGAGGCTGAAATTTGCTTTATGGTGGCCCGCGGCCAATTGGTCGCGGCCAGTGTGGGCTTGGACTTAACCAAGAGAGCAACCCAAAACCGCCTCAAAGCCAAAGGCTTGCCGTGGGAGCGTGCCAAGGCCTTCGACGGCTCGGCGCTTTTTGGTGAGTTTGTCCCTTGCACAAGCAGTGAAGGGCTGAGCCTGGTGTTCAGTTGTGATGGCGTCATTTTACAGCAGGGTGGCTGCGAGCTGATGTTGTTTTCACCCGAGCAACTCCTTGAGGAGATCGGCTCATTTATGACACTGGAAGATGGCGACATTTTGATGACGGGCACCCCCGCAGGTGTTGGCCCTTTACAGGCGGGCGGGCACTACCGCGCCGAACTGCGCTGTGGCGATGAGCTGCTGACCAGTGTGAGTTGGACGGCCCACTGA
- a CDS encoding GNAT family N-acetyltransferase — MSFIADESPAFAEVVKKKIAAFNAERWDASQRRPIGFKQLHDNGELAAGIAGRTFGNWCLIDNFWVCDSLRGQGIGTAMLQTAEEEALARGCRWLLLDTLDFQAPAFYRRRGYHTVWCQSDYPFEGGQRFYMVKNLQAD, encoded by the coding sequence ATGTCTTTTATTGCAGATGAAAGCCCGGCCTTTGCTGAGGTGGTGAAAAAGAAAATTGCCGCCTTCAATGCCGAACGCTGGGATGCCAGCCAACGTCGGCCCATTGGTTTCAAACAGCTCCATGACAACGGTGAGCTTGCCGCGGGTATCGCCGGGCGCACCTTTGGTAACTGGTGCCTTATCGATAACTTTTGGGTATGCGACAGCCTGCGTGGGCAGGGCATTGGCACCGCCATGTTGCAAACGGCCGAAGAGGAAGCCCTGGCACGAGGGTGCCGATGGTTACTGCTCGACACCCTGGATTTTCAGGCGCCTGCATTTTACCGACGCCGCGGTTATCACACCGTTTGGTGTCAGTCCGACTATCCCTTCGAGGGTGGCCAGCGCTTCTACATGGTGAAAAATCTGCAAGCCGATTGA
- a CDS encoding DMT family transporter, which yields MALGAWLKLLLLSAIWGASFLFIRIGVTELGPAWLMFLRVTFAALFLLGGAIYLKKALIGSAPLKHFIILGGINTALPFLLYGFAATELAASLMSVLNATAPLWSTLLLAIWQRSMPRGAALGGLITGFCGVVLLAGVESLSLSEEGLWALAAGLGAAICYAFASIYTKASNHGNAYSNAHGCMWAASAWLLPTLLFAAPPEAMPSSGTLAAVVTLGVLCSGVAYLLYFRLIDEVGATSALTVTFLIPVFGILWGALFLGEHIGWHTLVGTAIILLGTAISTGSIPRLRRLAGERI from the coding sequence ATGGCCTTGGGGGCTTGGTTAAAACTGTTATTGCTGTCGGCAATTTGGGGCGCGTCATTTTTATTTATCCGCATCGGGGTTACTGAGCTCGGGCCCGCGTGGCTGATGTTTCTGCGGGTCACCTTTGCTGCCTTATTCCTGCTCGGCGGCGCCATCTATTTAAAAAAGGCATTGATAGGCTCGGCGCCCCTCAAGCACTTTATCATTCTGGGCGGCATCAATACCGCGCTGCCGTTTTTGCTTTATGGGTTTGCCGCCACAGAGCTTGCAGCCTCTTTGATGTCGGTGCTCAATGCCACGGCGCCGCTGTGGAGCACGCTGCTGCTTGCCATATGGCAAAGGTCGATGCCAAGGGGAGCTGCCCTGGGCGGACTTATCACAGGTTTTTGTGGCGTGGTGCTGCTGGCGGGCGTGGAGAGTTTATCGCTGTCTGAAGAGGGGCTTTGGGCCCTGGCCGCGGGGCTTGGTGCCGCTATCTGCTATGCCTTTGCCAGCATTTACACCAAGGCATCCAATCATGGCAATGCATACAGCAATGCCCATGGCTGCATGTGGGCCGCCAGTGCCTGGTTGTTGCCTACCTTGCTGTTTGCCGCGCCCCCTGAGGCTATGCCATCCTCCGGCACCTTGGCCGCAGTGGTGACGCTGGGGGTTCTGTGCAGCGGTGTGGCCTATCTGTTGTATTTCCGGTTAATCGATGAAGTGGGCGCCACCTCGGCATTAACCGTCACCTTCCTTATCCCGGTATTCGGTATCCTGTGGGGCGCCTTGTTCCTCGGTGAACATATCGGCTGGCACACGCTTGTCGGCACAGCCATCATTTTGCTGGGGACGGCAATCAGTACCGGCAGCATTCCCCGACTGCGCCGCCTTGCAGGAGAGCGGATCTAA
- a CDS encoding substrate-binding periplasmic protein: MVRRFLFATLSLCAFVASAGQLRACIDEFPPYQSLMPEPHGNNIAALRLFAKLIDHDPVFLPSPNFARCQRMLDMGDADIVAGVIASPERQQRWILLPYRRDSRYLFLTRPGGVTVSRYDNLLGHSIAVSRNTMYFDYFDNDSRLKKQVVGDLVTGVRMLLADRVDVVIAPENALPFLSREFSNFAHAVQVSEYRYQEDRVIQFALSRQHRLDIDEQRLRRVITEAFEQSLFESALQAMPASAQ; this comes from the coding sequence ATGGTCAGGCGCTTTCTCTTTGCGACATTGTCCTTATGTGCTTTCGTTGCCTCGGCAGGGCAGCTGCGAGCCTGTATCGATGAGTTTCCCCCTTATCAAAGCCTGATGCCTGAACCCCATGGGAATAACATTGCCGCATTGAGGCTGTTTGCCAAACTGATAGACCATGATCCTGTGTTCTTGCCCAGCCCGAACTTTGCCCGCTGTCAGCGCATGCTGGACATGGGGGATGCCGATATTGTTGCGGGTGTCATTGCCAGTCCGGAGCGGCAGCAGCGATGGATACTTTTGCCCTACCGCCGGGATAGCCGTTACCTTTTTCTGACCAGGCCCGGCGGCGTCACCGTGAGCCGCTATGATAATTTACTGGGGCACAGTATCGCTGTAAGTCGTAACACCATGTATTTTGATTACTTTGATAATGACAGTCGTTTGAAAAAACAGGTGGTCGGTGACCTGGTCACGGGGGTGAGAATGTTGCTGGCAGACAGGGTTGATGTGGTGATAGCCCCGGAAAATGCCCTGCCGTTCCTGAGCCGTGAGTTCTCAAACTTTGCCCATGCAGTGCAGGTATCAGAGTACCGATATCAGGAGGACCGGGTTATCCAGTTTGCTTTAAGCCGACAACACCGCCTGGATATCGATGAGCAAAGGCTGCGGCGGGTGATTACCGAGGCCTTTGAGCAATCCTTGTTTGAGTCGGCGCTGCAGGCCATGCCCGCCAGCGCCCAGTAG